From the genome of Streptacidiphilus rugosus AM-16, one region includes:
- a CDS encoding CBS domain-containing protein gives MQHRTVRDVMSHQVTTVRRDTPFKAVAELLAEHDISAVPVVDDTGRVLGVVSEADLLRKESGQRDPDGHTPSVWLSPSNRKRARAENADGLMSRTVFTARPEWSVVEAARMMDRHHVKRLPVVDETDHLVGIVSRSDLLRVFLRNDRAIRGEIVSEVLQHIMMIDPAAIQVQVEDGVVRMRGQLERRSMIPIVERLCRSVDGVVALHANLTFAFDDTHTDLEPPVVRGVMQPQRHHG, from the coding sequence ATGCAGCACCGCACCGTCCGTGACGTGATGAGCCACCAGGTGACGACCGTCCGCCGCGACACCCCGTTCAAGGCCGTGGCCGAGCTGCTGGCCGAGCACGACATCAGCGCCGTGCCGGTGGTCGACGACACCGGCCGCGTCCTCGGCGTCGTCTCCGAGGCCGACCTGCTGCGCAAGGAGTCCGGACAGCGCGACCCCGACGGCCACACCCCCTCCGTGTGGCTGAGCCCGAGCAACCGCAAGCGGGCCCGCGCCGAGAACGCGGACGGACTGATGTCCCGCACCGTCTTCACGGCCCGCCCGGAGTGGTCCGTGGTCGAGGCGGCCAGGATGATGGACCGCCACCATGTGAAGCGCCTGCCCGTCGTCGACGAGACCGACCACCTGGTCGGCATCGTCAGCCGCAGCGACCTGCTGCGCGTCTTCCTGCGCAACGACCGGGCCATCCGCGGCGAGATCGTCTCCGAGGTGCTGCAGCACATCATGATGATCGATCCGGCCGCGATCCAGGTCCAGGTCGAGGACGGCGTCGTGCGGATGCGCGGACAGCTGGAGCGCAGGAGCATGATTCCGATCGTGGAGCGGCTGTGCCGGTCCGTCGACGGCGTGGTCGCCCTGCATGCGAACCTCACCTTCGCCTTCGACGACACCCACACCGATCTCGAGCCCCCCGTGGTCCGCGGTGTCATGCAGCCGCAGCGGCACCATGGCTGA